The Mercurialis annua linkage group LG8, ddMerAnnu1.2, whole genome shotgun sequence genome window below encodes:
- the LOC126661699 gene encoding uncharacterized protein LOC126661699: protein MQRVAEEKSREHVQTSSMTDGKSPLAISVLSEKWPERLKIPNFENFDGTGCPESHVTKYYNKMVLLDVSDIILCKTFPTTLSDTAQRWYNSLKARSIATWRQLNKEFLIRFFRNIPRKRSYEELYMCKQGEGETLRAYIERFNNEAMKIEHLNNKTVVQALKKGTRMGVLGDKLCSKKPKTYHKVMAVAHKCINIDDGRRQKTSEAPRKEESKGSTS from the coding sequence ATGCAGAGAGTGGCTGAAGAAAAATCAAGAGAGCATGTCCAAACCAGTAGCATGACGGATGGTAAGTCACCCCTAGCAATAAGTGTGCTGTCGGAGAAGTGGCCAGAGAGACTCAAGATACCTAACTTTGAAAACTTCGACGGAACCGGTTGTCCGGAAAGCCACGTCACCAAATACTACAATAAGATGGTCCTACTGGATGTATCAGATATAATACTGTGCAAAACATTCCCAACCACACTTAGCGACACAGCACAACGATGGTACAACAGCTTGAAGGCCAGATCGATAGCCACATGGAGACAGCTGAACAAAGAATTTTTGATAAGGTTCTTCAGAAACATCCCACGTAAGAGAAGCTATGAGGAACTCTACATGTGCAAGCAAGGCGAGGGAGAAACACTAAGGGCGTACATCGAAAGATTCAATAACGAAGCCATGAAAATTGAGCACCTCAACAACAAAACAGTGGTGCAGGCCTTAAAGAAGGGCACTCGGATGGGAGTGCTAGGCGATAAGCTATGctcgaaaaaaccgaaaacctaCCATAAAGTCATGGCAGTAGCACATAAGTGTATCAACATAGACGATGGAAGAAGGCAGAAAACCAGCGAAGCGCCAAGGAAGGAAGAAAGCAAGGGAAGCACTTCTTAA
- the LOC126661700 gene encoding uncharacterized protein LOC126661700, with amino-acid sequence MNYLDDIKIVVEELPGVTPSVSALASSTPTASGGSQTMPASRSALNKPPMKKGDSSSRKVPEPSTRLKQASAKRRKLDLDLCPDPRAWIEEHFGSASIHDAEVSGLYSQFLQLSGDMDAWRQVPVDDIFDKFDASLLHVVQGVSFLRQQNDHLTEKYERELASLRQSAQAETQKLKNSLQVAVDKGKILERKVADRDASLLEVQRVRDRLLSEQKENRKDVNAYISGCLTDFCATAVGVVRQDYPDYDIGKFLAIDLRALGQRVMAKTAAKKKLPVDASTEKRVASAPLTPRSTSGATSTSDEGLVFDKPPLSETAALKSADDVEKEVAEELPTADSSILVERPSEVIPEDALGVDDVPEKMLSAGEGDASVTETAPSAEEVV; translated from the exons ATGAACTACCTAGATGACATCAAGATTGTTGTGGAGGAGTTGCCTGGTGTGACACCTTCTGTGTCTGCTCTTGCTTCCTCTACTCCAACTGCGTCTGGGGGCTCTCAGACAATGCCTGCGTCGCGATCTGCGCTGAACAAACCTCCTATGAAGAAAGGGGATTCTTCCTCCAGGAAGGTGCCTGAGCCCTCTACCCGATTGAAACAGGCGTCTGCGAAACGCCGGAAGCTTGACTTGGATTTGTGTCCTGATCCCCGTGCCTGGATTGAAGAGCACTTCGGATCTGCTTCAATTCATGACGCGGAGGTGTCTGGTCTGTACTCCCAGTTTCTTCAGTTGAGTGGAGATATGGATGCGTGGAGGCAGGTGCCTGTTGATgacatttttgataaatttgatgCTTCCTTGCTGCAT GTGGTTCAAGGCGTCTCCTTTCTGCGTCAGCAGAATGATCACCTGACGGAAAAGTATGAACGAGAGCTTGCGTCTCTGCGACAATCTGCGCAGGCGGAAACGCAGAAGCTGAAAAACTCTCTCCAGGTGGCTGTTGACAAAGGCAAAATCCTGGAGCGAAAAGTTGCTGATCGTGACGCTTCTCTGTTGGAGGTGCAACGGGTCCGTGATAGGTTGCTGTCTGAGCAAAAAGAGAATAGAAAAGATGTGAATGCCTACATTTCTGGCTGTTTAACCGACTTCTGTGCTACTGCTGTCGGGGTGGTTCGTCAAGACTATCCTGACTACGACATTGGGAAGTTCTTAGCCATTGACCTCCGTGCCTTGGGTCAGCGTGTCATGGCGAAGACAGCTGCTAAGAAGAAGTTGCCTGTGGATGCTTCTACGGAGAAGAGGGTTGCTTCTGCGCCTCTAACGCCGCGTTCAACGTCTGGGGCCACATCAACTTCTGATGAAGGATTGGTATTCGACAAGCCTCCTCTTTCTGAGACCGCGGCCCTTAAGAGCGCAGATGATGTTGAAAAGGAGGTTGCCGAAGAGCTCCCTACAGCTGACTCTTCTATTTTGGTTGAGCGTCCTTCTGAAGTTATTCCTGAAGATGCCCTTGGCGTGGATGATGTTCCTGAGAAAATGCTGTCTGCTGGAGAAGGAGATGCTTCTGTCACAGAGACTGCACCTTCTGCGGAGGAAGTGGTGTAG